The following proteins are encoded in a genomic region of Magnetococcales bacterium:
- a CDS encoding type II secretion system F family protein has translation MPTFRFKAMDLDGKLIRDQMEADNEADAEGRLARMQMDVIQLKEIKSSTAKWGAKKLDRREMITFCFHMEQMVIAGVPIIEGLSDLRDAGSRQLQVLLNGMLDEIGGGKTLTQAMESYPKVFDEVFISLVRAGESSGNLGEIFANLTEDLKWQDEMAARTKKLMLYPSIMGTVMVGVFFFMMTFLVPQLVSFMKIMDFELPIYSIALMKTSDFVVAYWAYLLGIPIGIVMLIQVLKRISSRFLESYDGFKLRVWIFGPILNKLILARFANIFGLLYASGISVLDCLAIGRRVAGNQRMERVLEEIGERVRGGEDIAGSFEKALIFPRLVVRMISVGERTGALDTSLKNVRYFYDRDVREAVDRLQGMIEPGLTAFVGILMIWVVVSVLGPIYDIMQNMRY, from the coding sequence ATGCCCACCTTTCGCTTCAAAGCGATGGATCTCGACGGAAAACTTATCCGCGACCAGATGGAAGCGGATAACGAAGCCGATGCCGAAGGTCGTTTGGCCCGGATGCAGATGGATGTGATCCAGCTGAAAGAGATCAAATCCTCTACAGCCAAGTGGGGCGCCAAAAAGCTGGATCGGCGGGAGATGATCACCTTTTGCTTTCACATGGAGCAGATGGTGATCGCCGGTGTCCCCATCATTGAGGGTCTTTCGGATCTGCGGGATGCGGGTAGTCGCCAGCTACAGGTTTTGTTGAACGGCATGCTGGATGAGATTGGCGGCGGCAAAACCCTCACCCAGGCGATGGAGTCCTACCCGAAAGTGTTCGATGAGGTGTTTATCTCCCTGGTACGAGCGGGAGAAAGCTCGGGCAACCTGGGCGAAATTTTTGCCAATCTGACCGAAGATCTGAAGTGGCAGGACGAGATGGCCGCCCGCACCAAAAAGCTGATGCTCTATCCATCCATCATGGGTACAGTGATGGTGGGGGTGTTCTTTTTCATGATGACCTTTTTGGTGCCCCAACTGGTCTCCTTCATGAAAATCATGGATTTTGAGCTGCCCATCTACTCCATCGCGCTGATGAAAACCTCGGATTTTGTGGTGGCCTACTGGGCCTATCTTCTGGGGATACCCATTGGCATCGTGATGCTGATTCAGGTGCTTAAGCGTATCAGCTCCCGGTTTTTGGAGTCCTACGATGGCTTCAAGCTTCGGGTGTGGATCTTCGGACCCATTCTCAACAAGTTGATTCTGGCACGTTTTGCCAATATTTTCGGTCTACTTTACGCCTCGGGCATCAGCGTTCTGGACTGTCTGGCCATTGGCCGTCGGGTCGCTGGAAATCAGCGCATGGAACGGGTACTCGAAGAGATCGGTGAACGTGTTCGGGGCGGTGAAGATATCGCTGGCAGTTTTGAAAAGGCGTTGATCTTTCCCAGGCTCGTGGTACGAATGATTTCCGTGGGCGAACGAACCGGGGCACTGGATACCAGTCTGAAAAACGTTCGTTATTTCTATGACCGGGATGTGCGGGAGGCTGTGGATCGGTTGCAGGGTATGATTGAACCGGGACTCACCGCCTTTGTAGGCATCTTGATGATCTGGGTGGTGGTTTCGGTTCTGGGCCCCATTTACGACATCATGCAGAACATGAGGTACTGA